One window of the Microcaecilia unicolor unplaced genomic scaffold, aMicUni1.1, whole genome shotgun sequence genome contains the following:
- the LOC115459137 gene encoding gastrula zinc finger protein xLCGF3.1-like gives MHKSNHKEKSFTSTECNKSFTKLSTLKIQQQTHSAVRPFTCTECNKSFTRLSNLKSHKMIHTGYKPFTCTECNKSFTRLSHLKRHKMSHIGNKPFTCTECNKSFTRLSHLKRHKMSHIGYKPFTCTECDKNFTQLSNLKIHQRIHTGDKPYICTECNKSFTQVSGLKFHQNIHTGDKPFICTECNKRFTQPSSLKIHQKIHIGDKSFTCTECNKSFIRLSTLKNHQMIHRGEKPFTCIECNKSFTQLSILNFHQKIHAAVKPFTCTSAFNSKKITK, from the coding sequence ATGCACAAAAGTAATCACAAAGAGAAATCCTTTACATCTaccgagtgtaataaaagcttcactaaGCTTTCAACTCTAAAAATTCAACAACAGACCCACTCTGCAGTCAGACCATTTacgtgtactgagtgtaataaaagcttcactcgtcTTTCAAATCTAAAAAGTCATAAAATGATCCACACAGGGTACAAACCATTTacgtgtactgagtgtaataaaagcttcactcggcTTTCACATCTAAAAAGACACAAAATGAGCCATATAGGAaacaagccatttacatgtactgagtgtaataaaagcttcactcggcTTTCACATCTAAAAAGACACAAAATGAGCCATATAGGAtacaaaccatttacatgtactgagtgtgataaAAACTTCACTCAGCTTTCAAATCTAAAAATTCACCAGAGGATCCACACAGGAGACAAACCATatatatgtactgagtgtaataaaagcttcactcaggtTTCAGGTCTAAAGTTCCACCAAAATATTCACACAGGAGACAAACCAtttatatgtactgagtgtaataaaaggttCACTCAGCCTTCAAGTTTAAAAATTCACCAAAAGATTCACATAGGAGACAaatcatttacatgtactgagtgtaataaaagcttcattcGGCTTTCAACTCTAAAAAATCACCAAATGATCCAtagaggagagaaaccatttacgtgtattgaatgtaataaaagctttactCAGCTTTCAATTCTAAATTTTCACCAAAAGATTCATGCGGCAgtcaaaccatttacatgtacttcgGCTTTCAACTCTAAAAAAATCACCAAATGA